One genomic segment of Mycolicibacterium psychrotolerans includes these proteins:
- a CDS encoding universal stress protein: MSAYQTVVVGTDGSDSSLRAVDRAGQIAAGSGAKLVVATAYFPQSEDQRAADVLKDEGYKMSGNAPIYAILREARDRAKAAGAENIEEKAVVGAPVDALVDLVEELGADLLVVGNVGLSTIAGRLLGSVPANVARRSKSDVLIVHTS; encoded by the coding sequence ATGAGCGCCTATCAAACCGTGGTGGTCGGCACGGACGGCTCGGATTCGTCGTTGCGTGCGGTGGATCGTGCCGGTCAGATCGCCGCTGGGTCGGGCGCGAAGCTCGTCGTCGCGACCGCCTACTTCCCGCAGAGCGAGGACCAGCGCGCCGCCGACGTGCTCAAGGACGAGGGCTACAAGATGTCGGGCAACGCCCCGATCTACGCGATCCTGCGGGAGGCCCGCGATCGCGCGAAGGCGGCCGGTGCCGAGAACATCGAGGAGAAGGCCGTGGTCGGCGCGCCGGTCGACGCGCTCGTCGACCTCGTCGAAGAGCTGGGCGCTGATCTGCTGGTGGTCGGCAACGTCGGTCTCAGCACCATCGCCGGACGTCTGTTGGGATCGGTTCCCGCGAACGTGGCGCGTCGGTCGAAGTCCGACGTGCTGATCGTGCACACGTCCTGA
- a CDS encoding fructose bisphosphate aldolase: MNTDQFDKVQRGTGFIAALDQSGGSTPKALKLYGIAEDSYSGDDQMFDLVHEMRTRIIASPSFDGDRVLGAILFEDTMDRDIDGRPTADYLWNVKHVVPFLKVDKGLADEKDGAQVMKPIPSLDDLLARARDKGVFGTKMRSVVKAPGAGLQAVVDQQFEIGRQILAAGLVPIIEPEVDIHSPQKAEAEDQLKAALLQALDRLDDGQAVMLKLTLPSVDNLYRDLVEHPKVLRVVALSGGYDRDEACDKLAANHGVIASFSRALTEGLTAQQSDAQFNATLDAAITAIAKASAT; encoded by the coding sequence ATGAACACCGATCAATTCGACAAGGTACAACGTGGCACCGGCTTCATCGCCGCGCTCGACCAGAGCGGTGGCAGCACCCCCAAGGCCTTGAAGCTCTACGGCATCGCCGAGGACTCCTACTCCGGCGACGACCAGATGTTCGACCTGGTGCACGAGATGCGGACCCGCATCATCGCGAGCCCGAGTTTCGACGGCGACCGCGTGCTGGGCGCGATCCTGTTCGAGGACACGATGGACCGGGACATCGACGGACGTCCGACCGCTGACTACCTGTGGAACGTCAAGCACGTCGTGCCGTTCCTGAAGGTCGACAAGGGCCTCGCCGACGAGAAGGACGGCGCCCAGGTCATGAAGCCGATTCCCAGCCTCGACGATCTGCTGGCCCGCGCCCGCGACAAGGGTGTCTTCGGCACCAAGATGCGGTCGGTCGTCAAGGCGCCGGGCGCCGGACTGCAGGCCGTGGTCGACCAGCAGTTCGAGATCGGCAGGCAGATCCTGGCCGCCGGTCTGGTGCCGATCATCGAGCCCGAGGTCGACATCCACAGCCCCCAGAAGGCCGAGGCCGAGGACCAGCTCAAAGCGGCGCTGCTGCAGGCTCTGGACCGGCTCGACGACGGTCAGGCCGTGATGCTCAAGCTGACGCTGCCCAGCGTCGACAACCTGTACCGCGACCTCGTCGAGCACCCGAAGGTGCTGCGGGTGGTGGCGTTGTCCGGCGGCTACGACCGCGACGAGGCCTGCGACAAGCTGGCGGCGAACCACGGTGTGATCGCGAGCTTCTCGCGTGCGCTCACCGAGGGTCTGACGGCCCAGCAGAGCGACGCCCAGTTCAACGCGACGCTGGACGCCGCGATCACCGCGATCGCGAAGGCGTCCGCCACCTGA
- a CDS encoding MBL fold metallo-hydrolase, with product MTVVDDNYTGHVEPRTAARRTLPGASIVKVSVGPMDNNAYLVTCSRTGETVLIDAANDAPILLELLDRYAPTLSLIVTSHQHQDHWLALEQVVDATGATTAAHRLDADPLPVRPDRLLADGDSVDIGDLHFDVIHLRGHTPGSVALALRGADSGDDGEERVHLFTGDCLFPGGVGKTWREGDFEQLLGDVSRRVFDAFADQTVVYPGHGDDTTLGAERPHLDEWRERGW from the coding sequence ATGACCGTCGTCGACGACAACTACACCGGCCACGTCGAGCCGCGCACGGCGGCGCGACGCACACTGCCCGGCGCATCGATCGTCAAGGTGTCGGTGGGCCCCATGGACAACAACGCCTACCTGGTGACCTGTTCCCGCACCGGTGAGACGGTGCTCATCGACGCGGCCAACGACGCGCCGATCCTGCTCGAACTGCTCGACCGGTACGCGCCCACGCTGTCGCTGATCGTGACCAGCCATCAACACCAGGACCACTGGCTGGCGCTCGAGCAGGTGGTCGACGCGACCGGGGCCACCACCGCGGCGCACCGCCTCGATGCCGATCCGCTGCCGGTCAGGCCGGACAGACTGCTCGCCGACGGCGACAGCGTCGACATCGGCGACCTGCACTTCGACGTGATCCATCTGCGCGGGCACACCCCCGGCTCGGTGGCGCTCGCACTCCGCGGCGCGGACAGCGGGGACGACGGGGAGGAGCGCGTGCACCTGTTCACCGGCGACTGCCTGTTCCCCGGCGGCGTCGGTAAGACCTGGAGGGAAGGCGACTTCGAGCAACTGCTGGGCGACGTGTCCAGGCGGGTGTTCGACGCCTTCGCGGATCAGACCGTCGTGTATCCAGGACACGGCGACGACACCACCCTCGGAGCCGAACGTCCACACCTGGACGAGTGGCGTGAGCGCGGTTGGTGA